In Salvelinus sp. IW2-2015 unplaced genomic scaffold, ASM291031v2 Un_scaffold933, whole genome shotgun sequence, a single window of DNA contains:
- the LOC112069217 gene encoding disintegrin and metalloproteinase domain-containing protein 19, translating to MLNPIQISPFANVVPQDHSDLPIGAAATMAHEIGHNFGMSHDHEGCCLEATAEQGGCVMAAATGHPFPRVFSRCSKLDLDNYFQKGGGMCLFNMPDMKDLVGGKRCGNGFVEDGEECDCGEPE from the exons ATGCTTAATCCCATACAAATTAGTCCTTTCGCTAATGTGGTCCCTCAGGACCATTCGGATTTACCCATCGGCGCTGCCGCCACCATGGCCCACGAGATCGGACATAATTTTGGGATGAGCCACGACCACGAGGGCTGCTGTTTGGAGGCGACTGCGGAACAAGGGGGCTGCGTGATGGCTGCTGCCACCGG GCATCCATTTCCCCGGGTGTTCAGTCGCTGCAGTAAGCTGGACCTGGACAACTACTTCCAGAAGGGAGGCGGGATGTGCCTCTTCAACATGCCCGACATGAAGGACCTGGTCGGGGGCAAGAGGTGCGGCAACGGCTTTGTGGAGGACGGAGAAGAGTGCGACTGCGGAGAGCCAGAG